Within the Sulfurospirillum barnesii SES-3 genome, the region TGCTCTCTGCTCGTTGAATGTAACGCCCCATCCAATAAAGATACTCCGCTCTTTGTGGGGATATTAGAATCATCTGCTCTCCTTTAAGACCCATGTGTCTTTAAAACCACCACCTTGTGAAGAATTGACAATGTAGCTTGAAGGATCCATCGCAAAACGGGTCAGCCCTCCTGGCCAAACAAAAATCTCTTCACCGTAAATGGAAAACATACGTAAATCTGCTTTGCGAGGTGAAAACGCCCCTGTATCGTCCAAACACTCAATGTCATAAAACTCAATAATCTCTTGAGCAATAAAACGCCTAGGCTCTGCACAAATTGCATCTTTAAGTTTTTCTCGCTCAGGTTTACTCAATAATGAACCAAAAAGAACGCCATAGCCTCCTGCTTCTGCAACATCTTTAATGACAAGGTTACGCATATTTTGTAAGATGTACTGGCGGTCTTTCTCAAAAAACGCCAAATAGGTTGGGGCATTTTGTAAAATGGGCTCTTCTTTGAGGTAGTAGCGAATCATCTCAGGAACAAAGTAGTAAATACCCTTATCATCAGCAATGCCATTTCCAATGCTGTTCATGAGTGCTACATTGCCCATACGGTAGATTTGTGTAATGTTAGGAACGCCAATTAACGAATCAGGATTAAACTCAATAGGATCAAGTGCTTCATCGTCCAATCTTCGATAAAGCGCTCCCACACGGGCTTTTTTACCACTGTAAGTCTTGAGGTAGAGTTTATCTTTTTCCACCACCAAATCTTCCCCATTCGCCAGAACCGCTCCGCTCTCTTTGGCAAGATACGAATGTTCATAAAAGGCCGAGTTATAGCGACCTGGGGTTAAAATGACGTTAATGCCTCCTGTGTTGACATAACTCATTGCCTTTTCAAGCATTTTAGGATAATTGTGCACACTGCGAATAGGAAGTTTTTCAAAAAATTCAGGAAAGACTTTACGGGTAAGCATACGCAAAGAGAGCGGATAACTCACCCCACTAGGCACTCGTAAATTATCCTCAAGCACCACCCAGCCATCACCCACGCTGTTTTTAACCAAATCAATACCGCTGATGTGTACACGAATATTTTTCGAAACAGGTGTGTTGGCAAAAGCGGGCAAATAAGCCTTAGAGGAGAAGACAAATTCGCTAGGAATCACACCATTTTTCAA harbors:
- a CDS encoding circularly permuted type 2 ATP-grasp protein yields the protein MVESHSPLYDAFKGILNTIDPQRVQELLSYMNTEAINFNLFKNNAFIERKFPFDIIPRIVSPEEFSYLEKGIQQRICALNLFLEDIYGAQKILKNGVIPSEFVFSSKAYLPAFANTPVSKNIRVHISGIDLVKNSVGDGWVVLEDNLRVPSGVSYPLSLRMLTRKVFPEFFEKLPIRSVHNYPKMLEKAMSYVNTGGINVILTPGRYNSAFYEHSYLAKESGAVLANGEDLVVEKDKLYLKTYSGKKARVGALYRRLDDEALDPIEFNPDSLIGVPNITQIYRMGNVALMNSIGNGIADDKGIYYFVPEMIRYYLKEEPILQNAPTYLAFFEKDRQYILQNMRNLVIKDVAEAGGYGVLFGSLLSKPEREKLKDAICAEPRRFIAQEIIEFYDIECLDDTGAFSPRKADLRMFSIYGEEIFVWPGGLTRFAMDPSSYIVNSSQGGGFKDTWVLKESR